The Streptococcus mitis genome has a segment encoding these proteins:
- a CDS encoding LLM class flavin-dependent oxidoreductase, with protein sequence MVELGISTFGETTELEGTGQTYSHAERIRQLLAEIELADKVGLDVYGIGEHHRADFAISAPEIVLAAGAVNTKKIRLTSAVSILSSMDPIRLFQQYATIDALSNGRAEIMAGRGSFTESFPLFGYDLKDYEALFDEKLDLLQLVNEKIKLDWQGRLTQTISGKEVYPRPVQDKLPLWIATGGHVESTVKIAQAGLPIVYAIIGGNPRYFKKLIQAYREIGSEAGYASQELKVGAHSWGWIAEDGEQAVKDYFHPTKQVVDAISKDRPHWQELRYEQYLEQVGPNGAMFVGNPDQVAEKLIRMIEDLGLDRFMLHLPLGSMPHEQVLRAIELFGTQVAPKVRAYFAMKETK encoded by the coding sequence GTGGTAGAATTGGGAATTTCAACATTTGGAGAAACAACGGAGCTTGAAGGGACTGGGCAAACTTACAGTCATGCTGAACGCATTCGCCAGTTGCTGGCAGAGATTGAACTGGCTGACAAGGTTGGTTTGGATGTGTATGGGATTGGTGAGCACCATCGAGCGGATTTTGCGATATCTGCGCCAGAGATTGTTCTGGCAGCTGGGGCAGTCAATACCAAGAAGATTCGTTTGACCAGTGCAGTCAGCATTCTCTCAAGTATGGATCCGATTCGATTGTTCCAACAATATGCCACTATCGATGCTTTGTCAAATGGACGTGCGGAGATTATGGCCGGAAGGGGTTCTTTCACGGAATCTTTTCCCTTGTTTGGCTATGATTTGAAAGACTACGAAGCTCTTTTTGATGAGAAATTAGACTTGCTTCAATTAGTCAATGAAAAGATAAAACTAGATTGGCAAGGTCGATTGACCCAAACAATCTCTGGCAAAGAAGTTTATCCTCGTCCAGTTCAGGACAAATTGCCCTTGTGGATAGCGACAGGTGGTCATGTCGAATCAACTGTGAAGATTGCTCAGGCTGGTCTACCGATTGTTTATGCTATTATTGGTGGCAATCCGCGTTATTTTAAAAAGTTGATTCAGGCTTATCGTGAGATTGGAAGCGAAGCGGGTTATGCCAGTCAGGAACTAAAGGTTGGAGCTCATTCTTGGGGTTGGATTGCTGAAGATGGTGAGCAGGCTGTAAAAGATTATTTCCATCCGACTAAGCAAGTGGTGGATGCTATTTCCAAAGACCGTCCGCACTGGCAGGAATTGCGTTATGAGCAATATTTGGAGCAAGTTGGGCCAAATGGTGCTATGTTTGTGGGAAATCCAGATCAGGTGGCAGAAAAATTGATTCGCATGATTGAGGATTTAGGTTTGGACCGCTTTATGTTGCACCTACCTCTTGGTTCTATGCCTCATGAACAAGTCCTGAGAGCTATTGAACTTTTTGGAACGCAAGTGGCTCCAAAAGTACGGGCTTATTTTGCCATGAAAGAGACTAAATAA
- the glmS gene encoding glutamine--fructose-6-phosphate transaminase (isomerizing), translated as MCGIVGVVGNTNATDILIQGLEKLEYRGYDSAGIFVLGGAENHLVKAVGRIAELSAKTAGVEGTTGIGHTRWATHGKPTEDNAHPHRSETERFVLVHNGVIENYLEIKEEYLAGHHFKGQTDTEIAVHLIGKFAEEDGLSVLEAFKKALHIIRGSYAFALVDSQDPEVIYVAKNKSPLLIGLGESYNMVCSDAMAMIRETNQYMEIHDQELVIVKADSVEVQDYDGNSRERASYTAELDLSDIGKGTYPYYMLKEIDEQPTVMRKLIQAYTDEAGQVVVDPAIIQAVQDADRIYILAAGTSYHAGFASKKMLEELTDTPVELGISSEWGYGMPLLSKKPLFIFISQSGETADSRQVLVKANEMGIPSLTVTNVPGSTLSREANHTMLLHAGPEIAVASTKAYTAQIAALAFLAKAVGEANGNAKAQAFDLVHELSIVAQSIESTLSEKENIEAKVRELLETTRNAFYIGRGQDYYVAMEASLKLKEISYIQCEGFAAGELKHGTIALIEEGTPVLALLSDPVLANHTRGNIQEVAARGAKVLTIAEENVAKDTDDIVLTTVHPYLSPISMVVPTQLVAYFATLHRGLDVDKPRNLAKSVTVE; from the coding sequence ATGTGTGGAATTGTTGGTGTTGTTGGGAACACAAATGCAACTGATATTTTGATTCAAGGGCTTGAAAAGCTCGAATACCGTGGCTATGATTCTGCGGGAATTTTTGTCCTAGGTGGTGCTGAAAACCATCTAGTCAAGGCGGTTGGTCGTATTGCAGAATTGTCTGCCAAGACAGCTGGTGTTGAGGGAACAACTGGTATCGGACATACTCGTTGGGCAACTCACGGGAAACCAACTGAGGACAATGCTCACCCACACCGCTCTGAGACAGAACGTTTTGTCTTGGTTCACAATGGGGTCATTGAGAACTATCTTGAAATAAAGGAAGAATACCTTGCAGGTCACCACTTCAAGGGGCAAACAGATACGGAAATCGCTGTTCACTTGATTGGAAAATTTGCGGAAGAAGATGGCTTGTCAGTTCTTGAAGCCTTCAAAAAAGCTCTTCATATCATCCGTGGTTCTTATGCCTTTGCCTTGGTTGACTCACAAGATCCTGAAGTCATCTACGTGGCTAAGAATAAATCACCACTTTTGATTGGTCTTGGGGAAAGCTATAACATGGTCTGCTCAGATGCTATGGCTATGATTCGTGAGACCAACCAATACATGGAAATTCATGACCAAGAGTTAGTAATCGTCAAGGCTGATAGCGTCGAAGTGCAAGACTATGATGGCAACAGTCGTGAACGTGCTAGCTATACTGCGGAACTTGACTTGTCTGATATCGGTAAGGGAACTTATCCTTACTACATGCTTAAGGAAATCGATGAGCAACCAACGGTTATGCGTAAACTAATCCAAGCCTACACAGATGAGGCTGGTCAAGTAGTAGTAGACCCAGCTATCATCCAGGCTGTTCAAGACGCAGACCGTATCTACATCCTTGCAGCTGGGACATCTTACCACGCAGGATTTGCTTCTAAGAAAATGTTGGAAGAATTGACAGATACACCAGTTGAACTTGGAATCTCATCTGAGTGGGGCTACGGTATGCCACTTCTCAGCAAGAAACCACTCTTCATCTTTATCAGCCAATCTGGTGAAACAGCGGATAGCCGTCAGGTTTTGGTTAAGGCTAATGAAATGGGAATCCCAAGCTTGACAGTGACAAACGTACCAGGCTCAACTCTTTCTCGTGAAGCTAACCATACTATGCTTCTTCATGCAGGTCCTGAAATTGCCGTGGCATCAACCAAGGCCTATACAGCACAAATTGCAGCCCTTGCCTTTCTTGCAAAAGCAGTAGGAGAAGCAAATGGCAATGCCAAAGCGCAAGCCTTTGACCTGGTTCATGAATTGTCAATCGTAGCTCAGTCTATCGAGTCAACTCTTTCAGAGAAAGAAAACATTGAAGCCAAGGTTCGTGAGCTTCTTGAAACAACTCGTAACGCCTTTTATATTGGGCGTGGTCAAGATTACTACGTAGCTATGGAAGCAAGTCTTAAGCTTAAAGAGATTTCTTACATCCAGTGTGAAGGCTTTGCGGCAGGAGAACTCAAGCATGGAACCATTGCCTTGATTGAAGAAGGAACGCCTGTTTTGGCCCTCTTGTCAGATCCAGTCCTTGCCAACCACACTCGTGGAAATATCCAAGAAGTGGCAGCCCGTGGTGCCAAGGTTCTCACTATTGCAGAAGAAAATGTTGCCAAAGATACAGACGACATCGTTCTTACGACCGTCCACCCTTACCTCTCACCAATTTCAATGGTCGTGCCAACGCAATTAGTCGCTTATTTTGCAACACTCCACCGTGGCCTTGATGTGGACAAACCACGTAATCTTGCTAAATCAGTAACGGTAGAATAA
- a CDS encoding pullulanase — translation MRKIPSQTEKKMVYSIRSLKNGTGSVLIGASLILLAMATPTISANENTPTTNEPSNRNTTSLTQPLTDATNIAGKNESDFSSPDSANASLKKTEEKPATEPTTPAATPADSAPQTGQDRSSEPTTSTSPVTTETKAEEPIEDNYFRIHVKKLPEENKDAQGLWTWDDVEKPSENWPNGALSFKDAKKDDYGYYLDVKLKGEQAKKISFLINNTAGKNLTGDKSVEKLSPKMNEAWLDQDHKVFSYEPQPAGTIRVNYYRTDGNYDKKSLWYWGDVKNPSSGEWPNGTDFTATGKYGRYIDIPLKDAAKDLGFLLLDRNKQGDDVKIRKEDYKFTDLKNHSQIFLKDDDETIYTNPYYVHDIRMTGAQHVGTSSIESSFSTLVGAKKEDILKHSSITNHLGNKVTITDVTIDEAGKKVTYSGDFSDTKHPYTVSYNSDKFTTKTSWRLKDETYSYDGKLGADLKKEGKQVDLTLWSPSADKVSVVVYDKNNPEKVVGTVALEKGEKGTWKQTLNENSGLGISNYTGYYYHYQIERQGKTVLALDPYAKSLAAWNSDDAKIDDAHKVAKAAFVDPAKLGPQDLTYGKIRNFKSREDAVIYEAHVRDFTSDPAIAKDLTKPFGTFEAFIEKLDYLKNLGVTHIQLLPVLSYYFVNELKNHERLSDYASSNSNYNWGYDPQNYFSLTGMYSSDPKNPEKRIAEFKNLINEIHKRGMGAILDVVYNHTAKVDIFEDLEPNYYHFMDADGTPRTSFGGGRLGTTHHMTKRLLVDSIKYLVDTYKVDGFRFDMMGDHDAASIEEAYKAARALNPNLIMLGEGWRTYAGDENMPTKAADQDWMKHTDTVAVFSDDIRNNLKSGYPNEGQPAFITGGKRDINTIFKNLIAQPTNFEADSPGDVIQYIAAHDNLTLFDIIAQSIKKDPSKAENYAEIHRRLRLGNLMVLTAQGTPFIHSGQEYGRTKQFRDPAYKTPVAEDKQPNKSHLLRDKDGNPFDYPYFIHDSYDSSDAINKFDWTKATDGKAYPENVKSRDYMKGLIALRQSTDAFRLKSLQDIKDRVQLITVPGQNGVEKEDVVIGYQITAPNGDIYAVFVNADEKAREFNLGTAFAHLRNAEVLADENQAGPVGIANPKGLEWTEKGLKLNALTATVLRISQGGAIVAPAVEEKPEFDLSSLKQEQGQNNSQDNMSNRVVKPERQTPAPQTKPDSAKPDTKVADAENKPNQATADSQAKLPNTGSKNDHKLLLAGISLLALLGLGFLLKNKKEN, via the coding sequence ATGAGAAAAATACCATCTCAAACTGAGAAAAAAATGGTCTACAGCATCCGTTCCCTCAAAAATGGAACTGGTTCTGTCCTTATTGGAGCAAGCCTTATTCTGCTTGCCATGGCTACACCAACTATCTCAGCAAACGAAAATACACCAACCACTAACGAACCCAGCAACAGAAATACGACCTCCCTTACTCAACCTCTTACTGATGCAACAAACATCGCTGGCAAGAACGAAAGCGATTTTTCTTCACCCGATAGTGCAAACGCTTCCCTAAAGAAAACAGAAGAAAAACCTGCAACAGAGCCAACTACTCCTGCTGCAACTCCCGCCGATTCAGCCCCACAAACCGGACAAGATCGTTCAAGTGAACCAACTACTTCTACGAGTCCAGTAACGACTGAAACTAAGGCAGAAGAACCAATAGAAGACAACTACTTCCGTATCCATGTCAAAAAGCTTCCTGAAGAAAACAAGGATGCTCAAGGACTATGGACTTGGGACGATGTTGAAAAACCATCTGAAAACTGGCCTAACGGAGCCTTGTCCTTTAAGGATGCCAAAAAAGATGACTATGGCTACTACCTAGATGTCAAATTAAAGGGAGAACAAGCCAAGAAAATTAGCTTCCTCATCAATAATACAGCTGGGAAAAATCTAACCGGCGATAAATCGGTAGAAAAACTGTCACCAAAGATGAATGAGGCTTGGTTGGACCAAGATCACAAGGTTTTCTCTTACGAGCCACAACCTGCAGGAACTATTCGCGTCAACTACTACCGTACAGATGGCAACTATGACAAGAAATCTCTCTGGTACTGGGGAGATGTGAAAAATCCAAGTAGTGGTGAATGGCCTAACGGAACAGACTTTACGGCTACAGGCAAATATGGTCGCTATATTGATATCCCACTCAAAGATGCAGCTAAAGATCTTGGATTTTTATTATTAGACAGAAACAAACAAGGAGACGATGTGAAAATCCGTAAAGAAGATTATAAGTTCACAGATTTGAAAAATCATAGCCAAATTTTCCTAAAAGATGATGACGAAACCATCTACACCAACCCCTACTATGTGCACGATATCCGCATGACAGGAGCTCAACATGTAGGAACTTCTAGCATTGAAAGTAGTTTTTCAACACTTGTCGGTGCTAAAAAAGAAGATATCCTCAAACACTCCAGCATCACTAATCATTTAGGAAACAAAGTAACTATCACTGATGTTACAATCGATGAGGCTGGTAAGAAAGTGACCTACAGCGGAGATTTCTCTGACACAAAACATCCTTATACCGTTAGCTACAACTCTGACAAATTCACTACCAAAACAAGCTGGCGTCTTAAAGATGAGACTTACAGCTATGATGGTAAACTTGGAGCTGACCTCAAAAAAGAAGGAAAACAGGTTGATTTAACTCTATGGTCACCAAGTGCTGATAAGGTTTCTGTTGTTGTCTACGACAAGAATAACCCTGAAAAAGTGGTTGGAACTGTCGCTCTTGAAAAAGGTGAAAAAGGAACCTGGAAACAAACTCTGAATGAAAACTCTGGTCTCGGCATCAGCAATTACACTGGCTACTACTACCACTACCAAATCGAGCGCCAAGGTAAAACTGTTCTTGCACTCGATCCTTACGCTAAATCCCTCGCTGCTTGGAATAGTGACGATGCCAAGATTGACGATGCCCATAAAGTGGCTAAAGCTGCCTTTGTAGATCCAGCTAAACTAGGACCTCAAGACTTGACTTATGGTAAGATTCGCAACTTCAAATCGCGCGAAGATGCTGTCATCTATGAAGCTCATGTGCGTGACTTCACTTCAGATCCTGCCATCGCAAAAGATTTGACTAAGCCATTTGGTACCTTTGAAGCCTTTATCGAAAAACTAGACTACCTCAAAAACTTGGGTGTAACCCACATCCAGCTCCTTCCAGTCTTGTCTTACTACTTTGTCAATGAGTTGAAGAACCACGAACGCTTATCTGACTATGCTTCAAGCAACAGCAACTACAACTGGGGATATGACCCTCAAAACTACTTCTCCTTGACTGGTATGTATTCAAGCGATCCTAAGAATCCAGAAAAACGAATCGCAGAATTTAAAAACCTCATCAACGAGATCCACAAACGTGGCATGGGAGCTATCCTGGATGTAGTGTATAACCATACAGCTAAAGTCGATATCTTTGAAGATTTAGAGCCAAACTACTACCACTTTATGGATGCTGATGGTACACCTCGCACTAGCTTTGGTGGTGGACGCTTGGGGACAACCCACCATATGACCAAACGACTCCTAGTTGACTCTATCAAATATCTAGTTGATACCTACAAAGTAGATGGATTCCGCTTCGATATGATGGGAGACCATGATGCAGCTTCTATCGAAGAAGCATACAAGGCTGCACGCGCCCTCAATCCAAATCTAATCATGCTGGGTGAAGGTTGGAGAACCTATGCTGGTGATGAAAATATGCCTACTAAAGCTGCTGACCAAGATTGGATGAAACATACCGATACTGTTGCTGTCTTCTCAGACGACATCCGTAACAACCTCAAGTCTGGTTATCCAAACGAAGGTCAACCTGCCTTTATCACAGGCGGCAAGCGTGATATCAACACTATCTTCAAAAATCTCATTGCTCAACCAACCAACTTTGAAGCAGATAGTCCTGGAGATGTCATCCAATACATCGCAGCCCATGATAACTTGACCCTCTTTGACATCATCGCCCAATCTATCAAAAAAGATCCAAGCAAGGCTGAGAACTATGCTGAAATCCACCGTCGTTTGCGACTTGGAAACCTCATGGTCTTGACAGCTCAAGGAACTCCATTTATCCACTCTGGTCAGGAATATGGTCGCACCAAACAATTTCGTGACCCAGCCTACAAGACTCCAGTAGCAGAGGACAAACAACCAAACAAATCTCACTTGTTACGTGATAAGGATGGCAATCCATTTGACTATCCTTACTTCATCCATGACTCTTACGATTCGAGTGATGCTATTAACAAGTTTGACTGGACTAAGGCTACAGATGGAAAAGCATATCCTGAAAATGTCAAGAGCCGTGACTACATGAAAGGTCTGATCGCCCTACGTCAATCTACAGATGCCTTCCGACTTAAGAGTCTCCAGGATATCAAAGACCGTGTCCAACTCATCACTGTCCCAGGTCAAAATGGTGTAGAAAAAGAGGATGTAGTAATTGGCTACCAAATTACTGCTCCAAACGGTGATATCTACGCAGTATTTGTTAATGCGGATGAAAAGGCTCGCGAATTTAACTTGGGAACTGCCTTTGCCCACCTCAGAAATGCTGAAGTTTTGGCAGATGAAAACCAAGCAGGACCAGTCGGAATTGCCAACCCGAAAGGACTCGAATGGACTGAAAAAGGCTTGAAATTAAACGCCCTTACAGCTACTGTTCTTAGAATCTCTCAAGGCGGTGCCATCGTTGCCCCAGCTGTGGAAGAAAAACCAGAATTTGACCTTTCTAGCTTAAAACAAGAACAAGGGCAAAATAACAGCCAAGACAATATGTCAAACCGAGTAGTCAAACCGGAACGGCAAACTCCAGCTCCACAAACTAAACCTGATTCTGCAAAACCAGATACAAAAGTAGCTGATGCAGAAAATAAACCTAACCAAGCTACAGCTGATTCACAAGCTAAACTACCAAATACAGGAAGCAAAAATGATCACAAACTCCTGCTTGCAGGAATTAGTCTCCTTGCTCTTCTAGGTCTCGGGTTCTTGCTAAAAAACAAAAAAGAGAACTAA
- the rpoB gene encoding DNA-directed RNA polymerase subunit beta, whose amino-acid sequence MAGHDVQYGKHRTRRSFSRIKEVLDLPNLIEIQTDSFKDFLDHGLKEVFEDVLPISNFTDTMELEFVGYEIKEPKYTLEEARIHDASYSAPIFVTFRLINKETGEIKTQEVFFGDFPIMTEMGTFIINGGERIIVSQLVRSPGVYFNDKVDKNGKVGYGSTVIPNRGAWLELESDSKDIAYTRIDRTRKIPFTTLVRALGFSGDDEIFDIFGDSELVRNTVEKDIHKNPMDSRTDEALKEIYERLRPGEPKTAESSRSLLVARFFDPRRYDLAAVGRYKINKKLNVKTRLLNQTIAEPLVDPETGEILVEAGTIMTRSVIESIESHLDGDLNKIVYIPNDAAVVTEPVVLQKFKVVAPTDPDRVVTIIGNANPDDKVRIVTPADILAEMSYFLNLAEGLGRVDDIDHLGNRRIRAVGELLANQVRLGLSRMERNVRERMSVQDNEVLTPQQIINIRPVTAAVKEFFGSSQLSQFMDQHNPLSELSHKRRLSALGPGGLTRDRAGYEVRDVHYTHYGRMCPIETPEGPNIGLINNLSSYGHLNKYGFVQTPYRKVDRETGVVTNEIVWLTADEEDEFTVAQANSRLNEDGTFAEKVVMGRHQGVNQEYPANVVDYMDVSPKQVVAVATACIPFLENDDSNRALMGANMQRQAVPLINPKAPYVGTGMEYQAAHDSGAAVIAQYDGKVTYADADKVEVRREDGSLDVYHIQKFRRSNSGTAYNQRTLVKVGDVVEKGDFIADGPSMENGEMALGQNPIVAYMTWEGYNFEDAVIMSERLVKDDVYTSVHLEEYESETRDTKLGPEEITREIPNVGEDALKDLDEMGIIRIGAEVKEGDILVGKVTPKGEKDLSAEERLLHAIFGDKSREVRDTSLRVPHGADGVVRDVKIFTRANGDELQSGVNMLVRVYIAQKRKIKVGDKMAGRHGNKGVVSRIVPVEDMPYLPDGTPVDIMLNPLGVPSRMNIGQVMELHLGMAARTLGIHIATPVFDGASSEDLWSTVKEAGMDSDAKTILYDGRTGEPFDNRVSVGVMYMIKLHHMVDDKLHARSVGPYSTVTQQPLGGKAQFGGQRFGEMEVWALEAYGASNVLQEILTYKSDDINGRLKAYEAITKGKPIPKPGVPESFRVLVKELQSLGLDMRVLDEDDQEVELRDLDEGMDEDVIHVDDLEKAREKAAQEAKAAFEAEEAEKATKAEATEEAAE is encoded by the coding sequence TTGGCAGGACATGACGTTCAATACGGGAAACATCGTACCCGTCGTAGTTTTTCAAGAATCAAAGAAGTTCTTGACTTACCAAATTTGATTGAAATTCAAACTGACTCATTCAAAGATTTCCTAGACCATGGTCTTAAGGAAGTATTTGAAGATGTATTGCCAATTTCAAACTTCACAGACACAATGGAGTTGGAATTTGTTGGATATGAAATCAAGGAACCAAAATACACGCTAGAAGAAGCCCGTATCCACGATGCTAGCTACTCAGCACCAATTTTTGTAACCTTCCGCTTGATCAATAAAGAAACAGGCGAAATCAAGACCCAAGAAGTTTTCTTTGGTGATTTCCCAATCATGACAGAAATGGGTACTTTCATCATCAATGGTGGTGAACGTATTATCGTTTCGCAGTTGGTCCGCTCACCAGGTGTTTACTTTAATGACAAAGTAGACAAAAACGGTAAAGTGGGCTACGGTTCAACTGTTATCCCTAACCGTGGAGCTTGGTTGGAACTTGAAAGCGACTCAAAAGATATCGCCTACACTCGTATCGACCGTACTCGTAAGATTCCGTTTACAACCTTGGTTCGTGCCCTTGGTTTCTCAGGTGATGATGAAATCTTTGATATCTTTGGCGACAGCGAATTGGTTCGCAACACTGTTGAAAAAGATATCCACAAGAACCCAATGGACTCTCGTACAGACGAAGCTTTGAAAGAAATTTACGAACGCCTTCGTCCAGGTGAACCTAAGACTGCTGAAAGCTCACGTAGCTTGCTTGTAGCTCGTTTCTTTGATCCACGCCGCTATGACTTGGCAGCAGTTGGTCGTTACAAGATCAATAAAAAACTCAATGTAAAAACACGTTTGCTCAACCAAACCATTGCGGAACCATTGGTAGACCCTGAAACAGGCGAAATCTTGGTGGAAGCTGGAACAATCATGACTCGTAGCGTGATTGAAAGCATTGAAAGCCATTTGGATGGTGACTTGAACAAGATTGTCTACATTCCAAATGATGCAGCCGTTGTGACTGAGCCAGTTGTTCTTCAAAAATTCAAGGTTGTTGCACCAACTGATCCAGACCGTGTCGTAACCATCATCGGTAATGCTAACCCAGATGACAAGGTTCGTATCGTTACTCCTGCAGATATCCTTGCTGAGATGAGCTACTTCCTCAACTTGGCTGAAGGACTTGGTCGTGTAGATGATATCGACCACCTTGGAAACCGTCGTATCCGTGCGGTAGGTGAATTGCTTGCTAACCAAGTACGTCTTGGACTTTCTCGTATGGAACGTAATGTCCGTGAACGTATGTCTGTTCAAGACAACGAAGTTTTGACACCACAACAAATTATCAACATCCGTCCGGTAACAGCTGCGGTTAAAGAATTCTTCGGTTCTTCACAGTTGTCACAGTTCATGGACCAACACAATCCGCTTTCTGAGTTGTCTCACAAACGCCGTTTGTCAGCCTTAGGACCTGGTGGTTTGACACGTGACCGTGCTGGATATGAAGTACGTGACGTGCACTACACTCACTATGGCCGTATGTGTCCAATCGAGACACCTGAAGGACCTAACATCGGTTTGATCAATAACTTGTCATCTTACGGACACTTGAACAAGTATGGTTTTGTTCAAACACCATACCGTAAAGTTGACCGTGAAACAGGTGTTGTTACGAACGAAATCGTTTGGTTGACAGCTGATGAAGAAGATGAATTTACTGTAGCACAGGCTAATTCTCGTCTGAATGAAGATGGAACATTTGCTGAGAAAGTTGTCATGGGACGTCACCAAGGGGTCAACCAAGAGTATCCAGCTAACGTTGTTGACTATATGGACGTATCACCAAAACAGGTAGTTGCCGTTGCGACAGCATGTATTCCTTTCTTGGAAAACGATGACTCCAACCGTGCCCTCATGGGAGCTAATATGCAACGTCAGGCTGTACCATTGATTAATCCTAAAGCACCTTACGTTGGTACTGGTATGGAATACCAAGCAGCCCACGATTCAGGAGCTGCTGTGATTGCTCAGTATGACGGTAAAGTTACCTATGCAGATGCTGACAAGGTAGAAGTTCGTCGTGAAGATGGTTCATTGGACGTTTACCACATCCAAAAATTCCGTCGTTCAAACTCAGGTACTGCTTACAACCAACGCACTCTCGTAAAAGTTGGCGATGTCGTTGAAAAAGGTGATTTCATTGCTGACGGACCTTCTATGGAAAATGGAGAAATGGCGCTTGGACAAAACCCAATCGTTGCCTACATGACTTGGGAAGGTTACAACTTCGAGGATGCTGTTATCATGAGCGAACGCTTGGTTAAAGACGATGTCTATACATCTGTCCACCTTGAAGAATACGAATCAGAAACACGCGATACAAAGCTTGGGCCTGAAGAAATCACTCGAGAAATTCCAAATGTTGGGGAAGACGCTCTTAAAGATCTTGACGAAATGGGTATTATCCGTATCGGTGCTGAGGTTAAAGAAGGTGATATCCTTGTAGGTAAAGTAACACCTAAGGGTGAGAAAGACCTTTCAGCTGAAGAACGTCTCTTACACGCTATCTTCGGAGATAAATCTCGTGAAGTGCGTGATACTTCTCTTCGTGTACCACACGGTGCCGATGGTGTCGTTCGTGATGTTAAGATCTTTACACGTGCAAATGGAGATGAATTGCAATCAGGTGTTAATATGCTGGTTCGCGTCTACATCGCTCAAAAACGTAAGATCAAGGTCGGAGATAAGATGGCCGGACGCCACGGAAATAAAGGGGTTGTCTCTCGTATCGTTCCTGTAGAAGACATGCCTTACCTTCCAGATGGAACTCCAGTCGATATCATGTTGAATCCACTTGGGGTGCCATCACGTATGAATATCGGTCAGGTTATGGAGCTTCACCTTGGTATGGCTGCTCGTACTCTTGGTATTCACATCGCAACACCAGTCTTTGACGGAGCAAGTTCTGAAGACCTTTGGTCAACTGTTAAAGAAGCTGGTATGGATAGCGATGCCAAAACAATCCTTTACGATGGACGTACAGGGGAACCGTTTGATAACCGTGTTTCTGTCGGAGTCATGTACATGATCAAACTCCACCACATGGTTGACGATAAATTGCACGCGCGTTCAGTCGGACCTTACTCAACCGTTACTCAACAACCACTTGGAGGTAAAGCTCAGTTTGGTGGACAACGTTTCGGTGAGATGGAGGTTTGGGCTCTTGAAGCCTACGGTGCGTCAAATGTCCTTCAAGAAATCTTGACTTACAAGTCTGACGATATCAACGGACGTTTGAAAGCCTATGAAGCCATTACAAAAGGAAAACCAATTCCAAAACCAGGTGTTCCAGAATCCTTCCGAGTTCTTGTCAAAGAATTGCAATCTCTTGGTCTTGACATGCGTGTCCTAGACGAAGATGACCAAGAAGTGGAACTTCGTGACTTGGATGAAGGAATGGACGAAGATGTCATCCACGTAGATGACCTTGAAAAAGCCCGCGAAAAAGCAGCCCAAGAGGCTAAAGCAGCTTTTGAAGCTGAAGAAGCTGAGAAAGCAACAAAAGCGGAAGCAACAGAAGAAGCTGCTGAATAA